The following proteins come from a genomic window of Diorhabda carinulata isolate Delta chromosome X, icDioCari1.1, whole genome shotgun sequence:
- the LOC130900375 gene encoding probable malonyl-CoA-acyl carrier protein transacylase, mitochondrial, with translation MIPQIKPSLLTEIKHVYPSVRQFFISIKVCCESKNKKESPLKRLLDDSSTFQDVTKEYKQQWTTLPYPRGTKIRKQGDFYQMEKKDPRDASIILFPGQGTQYVGMAKDLMKFPMAKDLFELANYILGYNLLKICLEGPKETLDQTKYCQPAVMVASLAALEQLKEERPNAIANCVATAGFSLGEITALVFAGALGFERALQLVRIRAEAMQLASDAYKGGMATVMYGPDSKLSLACQKAKAWAMDKGDPLPDCKVANYLFPHCKVISGSESAIDFIEKNAKEFNLKKVRRLPVSGAFHSELMKPAVETFRKALDKSEVNDPAIRVYSNVDGKSYKNAAHIRSQLPKQIVKAVKWEQLLHTVYERNSGEYFPRTFEVGPGTSLKTILNQVNAKAAEHCYTVKA, from the exons ATGATTCCACAAATTAAACCGAGTTTATTGACTGAAATTAAACATGTATATCCAAGTGTACGACAAttctttatttctattaaaGTATGTTgtgaatcaaaaaataaaaaagaatctcCTTTAAAGAGATTATTAGACGATTCGTCAACATTCCAAGATGTTACTAAGGAATACAAACAACAATGGACTACTTTACCATATCCTCGAGGTACCAAAATACGAAAACAAGGCGATTTCTATCAAATGGAAAAAAAAGATCCAAGAGATGCGTCTATTATCCTCTTCCCCGGCCAAGGAACTCAGTATGTTGGAATGGCAAAAGATCTAATGAAGTTTCCTATGGCAAAAGATCTATTTGAATTAGCAAATTACATTTTAGGGTATAATTTGTTGAAGATATGCTTAGAAGGTCCCAAAGAAACATTAGATCAAACAAAGTACTGCCAACCCGCAGTAATGGTTGCATCATTGGCAGCACTAGAACAACTTAAAGAGGAAAGGCCAAATGCTATTGCAAACTGTGTAGCGACTGCTGGTTTCAGTTTGGGAGAAATAACTGCTTTAGTTTTTGCAGGAGCACTTGGATTTGAAAGGG CTTTGCAGTTAGTTAGAATCAGGGCTGAGGCTATGCAATTGGCTAGTGATGCCTATAAAGGTGGTATGGCAACTGTCATGTATGGACCAGATAGTAAACTAAGTTTAGCATGTCAAAAAGCCAAAGCTTGGGCTATGGATAAAGGAGACCCTCTACCAGACTGTAAAGTAGCAAATTACCTTTTTCCACATTGTAAAGTAATATCAGGCAGTGAATCG GccattgattttattgaaaaaaatgccAAAGAGTTTAATCTCAAAAAGGTGCGGAGATTACCAGTTAGCGGAGCTTTTCATTCAGAATTAATGAAGCCAGCAGTGGAAACATTTAGGAAAGCATTGGATAAGTCAGAAGTTAATGATCCTGCTATAAGAGTGTATTCTAATGTAGAtggaaaatcatataaaaatgcTGCACATATTAGATCTCAATTACCAAAACAG ATAGTAAAGGCAGTTAAATGGGAACAATTGTTGCATACAGTTTATGAGCGAAATTCTGGAGAGTACTTTCCAAGAACTTTTGAAGTTGGACCAGGAACATCCCTTAAAACTATTCTCAATCAAGTTAATGCCAAAGCAGCGGAACATTGTTATACTGTAAAAGCTTAA
- the LOC130900368 gene encoding tyrosine-protein phosphatase corkscrew isoform X2 has product MMTKTMQQRSDPSVLAVPTASIIISTALNEFRKAFVYFSYKWFHGHLSGKEAEKLILDRGKNGSFLVRESQSKPGDFVLSVRTDDKVTHVMIRCTPDNRYDVGGGEQFNSLADLIEHYKRNPMVETSGTVVHLKQPFNATRINASGIHSRVKQLQSDNGPNSFGKAGFWEEFESLQQQESKHLYHRKEGVKPENRNKNRYKNILPFDNTRVKLKDVDPTVPGSDYINANYIRWRVDETIGSELGGDPSGKVYIATQGCLPTTIADFWQMVWQENCQVIVMTTKETERGKNKCARYWPDVNCTKEYEKIKVRNLLESHTLHYTLREFLVSIEGSNCERKVFHYHFQAWPDHGVPSDPGCVLNFLHEVNKRQESLQIEFPLQPPGAILVHCSAGIGRTGTFIVIDMILDQLKKYGLDCEIDIQRTIQMVRSQRSGMVQTEAQYKFVYLAVQHHIETTTERMKAEQKSMQLGREYTNIRYSNDIGNSCMSPTTPGGFGSISSPNNHRCSTTSITCPSVNSVTLRQDIKKPQRALSEISLPRPPDDLVKPSLYENIPGNPAGSIICPVPPPPPRKAT; this is encoded by the exons GTGGTTTCATGGACATTTATCTGGAAAAGAAGCAGAAAAACTCATATTAGACAGAGGAAAGAATGGTAGTTTTTTAGTTAGGGAAAGTCAATCTAAACCAGGAGATTTCGTATTATCTGTACGAACAGACGACAAAGTCACGCATGTGATGATAAGGTGTACACCG GATAACAGATACGACGTTGGAGGCGGCGAACAATTTAACAGTCTCGCCGATTTGATAGAACATTACAAAAGAAATCCGATGGTCGAAACTTCCGGTACAGTTGTTCATCTGAAACAACCTTTTAACGCCACAAGAATAAATGCATCTGGAATCCATTCTAGAGTGAAACAATTGCAA AGCGACAATGGTCCTAATAGTTTTGGGAAAGCTGGATTTTGGGAGGAATTCGAGTCACTACAACAACAGGAATCGAAACATTTATATCATAGAAAGGAAGGTGTCAAACCggaaaatcgaaacaaaaacAGATACAAAAACATACTACCAT ttGATAACACTCGGGTGAAACTTAAAGACGTAGATCCGACTGTACCCGGAAGTGATTATATCAACGCCAATTACATAAGATGGAGAGTAGACGAGACCATCGGTTCCGAATTGGGTGGTGATCCAAGTGGTAAAGTCTACATCGCCACCCAGGGTTGTCTACCTACTACCATCGCTGATTTTTGGCAGATGGTATGGCAAGAAAATTGTCAAGTAATCGTCATGACCACCAAAGAGACGGAAAGAGGGAAAAACAAATGTGCCAG ATATTGGCCCGATGTAAATTGTAcaaaagaatatgaaaaaattaaagttagGAATTTGTTGGAGTCTCATACATTGCATTATACTTTGAGAGAATTTTTAGTTAGTATCGAAGGATCAAATTGTGAAAGGAAGGTGTTCCATTATCATTTTCAG GCGTGGCCCGACCATGGTGTACCTTCTGACCCAGGctgtgttttaaattttctacatgAAGTCAATAAACGTCAGGAATCGTTACAAATAGAATTCCCATTACAGCCCCCGGGGGCTATTCTAGTGCATTGTTCCGCTGGTATCGGTCGCACGGGCACATTTATAGTAATTGACATGATTTTGGACCAGTTGAAAAAATATG GTCTTGATTGTGAAATCGACATCCAACGTACAATTCAAATGGTGAGATCTCAACGTTCCGGAATGGTACAGACTGAAGcacaatataaatttgtttacttAGCAGTACAACATCATATAGAAACTACTACAGAAAGAATGAAGGCTGAACAA aAATCCATGCAACTCGGAAGAGAATACACAAACATAAGGTACAGTAATGATATAGGAAATAGTTGTATGTCTCCAACAACACCAGGCGGTTTCGGAAGTATTTCATCACCAAATAATCATCGTTGTAGTACAACCAGTATCACATGTCCCAGTGTTAATTCAGTTACTTTGAGACAGGATATTAAGAAACCGCAGAGAGCTTTGTCCGAAATATCGTTGCCAAG accTCCGGATGATTTAGTGAAACCTTCTCTATACGAAAACATTCCCGGTAATCCTGCAGGATCAATAATTTGTCCTGTACCGCCCCCTCCGCCTAGAAAAGCCACGTGA
- the LOC130900368 gene encoding tyrosine-protein phosphatase corkscrew isoform X3 yields MGKFLRWWSVRNSDSDYVKVWFHGHLSGKEAEKLILDRGKNGSFLVRESQSKPGDFVLSVRTDDKVTHVMIRCTPDNRYDVGGGEQFNSLADLIEHYKRNPMVETSGTVVHLKQPFNATRINASGIHSRVKQLQSDNGPNSFGKAGFWEEFESLQQQESKHLYHRKEGVKPENRNKNRYKNILPFDNTRVKLKDVDPTVPGSDYINANYIRWRVDETIGSELGGDPSGKVYIATQGCLPTTIADFWQMVWQENCQVIVMTTKETERGKNKCARYWPDVNCTKEYEKIKVRNLLESHTLHYTLREFLVSIEGSNCERKVFHYHFQAWPDHGVPSDPGCVLNFLHEVNKRQESLQIEFPLQPPGAILVHCSAGIGRTGTFIVIDMILDQLKKYGLDCEIDIQRTIQMVRSQRSGMVQTEAQYKFVYLAVQHHIETTTERMKAEQKSMQLGREYTNIRYSNDIGNSCMSPTTPGGFGSISSPNNHRCSTTSITCPSVNSVTLRQDIKKPQRALSEISLPRPPDDLVKPSLYENIPGNPAGSIICPVPPPPPRKAT; encoded by the exons GTGGTTTCATGGACATTTATCTGGAAAAGAAGCAGAAAAACTCATATTAGACAGAGGAAAGAATGGTAGTTTTTTAGTTAGGGAAAGTCAATCTAAACCAGGAGATTTCGTATTATCTGTACGAACAGACGACAAAGTCACGCATGTGATGATAAGGTGTACACCG GATAACAGATACGACGTTGGAGGCGGCGAACAATTTAACAGTCTCGCCGATTTGATAGAACATTACAAAAGAAATCCGATGGTCGAAACTTCCGGTACAGTTGTTCATCTGAAACAACCTTTTAACGCCACAAGAATAAATGCATCTGGAATCCATTCTAGAGTGAAACAATTGCAA AGCGACAATGGTCCTAATAGTTTTGGGAAAGCTGGATTTTGGGAGGAATTCGAGTCACTACAACAACAGGAATCGAAACATTTATATCATAGAAAGGAAGGTGTCAAACCggaaaatcgaaacaaaaacAGATACAAAAACATACTACCAT ttGATAACACTCGGGTGAAACTTAAAGACGTAGATCCGACTGTACCCGGAAGTGATTATATCAACGCCAATTACATAAGATGGAGAGTAGACGAGACCATCGGTTCCGAATTGGGTGGTGATCCAAGTGGTAAAGTCTACATCGCCACCCAGGGTTGTCTACCTACTACCATCGCTGATTTTTGGCAGATGGTATGGCAAGAAAATTGTCAAGTAATCGTCATGACCACCAAAGAGACGGAAAGAGGGAAAAACAAATGTGCCAG ATATTGGCCCGATGTAAATTGTAcaaaagaatatgaaaaaattaaagttagGAATTTGTTGGAGTCTCATACATTGCATTATACTTTGAGAGAATTTTTAGTTAGTATCGAAGGATCAAATTGTGAAAGGAAGGTGTTCCATTATCATTTTCAG GCGTGGCCCGACCATGGTGTACCTTCTGACCCAGGctgtgttttaaattttctacatgAAGTCAATAAACGTCAGGAATCGTTACAAATAGAATTCCCATTACAGCCCCCGGGGGCTATTCTAGTGCATTGTTCCGCTGGTATCGGTCGCACGGGCACATTTATAGTAATTGACATGATTTTGGACCAGTTGAAAAAATATG GTCTTGATTGTGAAATCGACATCCAACGTACAATTCAAATGGTGAGATCTCAACGTTCCGGAATGGTACAGACTGAAGcacaatataaatttgtttacttAGCAGTACAACATCATATAGAAACTACTACAGAAAGAATGAAGGCTGAACAA aAATCCATGCAACTCGGAAGAGAATACACAAACATAAGGTACAGTAATGATATAGGAAATAGTTGTATGTCTCCAACAACACCAGGCGGTTTCGGAAGTATTTCATCACCAAATAATCATCGTTGTAGTACAACCAGTATCACATGTCCCAGTGTTAATTCAGTTACTTTGAGACAGGATATTAAGAAACCGCAGAGAGCTTTGTCCGAAATATCGTTGCCAAG accTCCGGATGATTTAGTGAAACCTTCTCTATACGAAAACATTCCCGGTAATCCTGCAGGATCAATAATTTGTCCTGTACCGCCCCCTCCGCCTAGAAAAGCCACGTGA